Within Ipomoea triloba cultivar NCNSP0323 chromosome 9, ASM357664v1, the genomic segment ggaaatataattattaggaatttcaattctagTTTAGGGTATACATGCATGGAAATTgaaagtaaatagtaaaaagacCAACATGCAATGTCTAtacataacaacaacaatgatataacaaattaaattgaaataaattttataatgaacTAGCTTGGTTGTGAGCGGCCGCGCGTGCACTCTCGTCCCTTAATAGAGGTCAGGAGTTTGAACCCCCTCTCGTATGCAAAAACTAATATGActagcactttgccccttaattgctCTGGCCCGGTGCGAACATGGATTAATCTGAGTATGGTACGAGGGCTTAAAGGTGTCTCTACTAGCCGTTAGAGCCGGCTCAGAACACCTCGTGGTGCTATAGAATCCAATAGCTAGGGGCATGTCAAAATGGACTCATTTGCCTCATTTAAAGAGATCTTCTAGGGCTACATTCTACTTGTATATAATATAGGGATCTTCATCCCTTATTGTAAACATAGTTACATATCATTGTAGCCTTACTCTATTGAAATATTAATACAATCTCTCATCCCGTATATTTTTGTATCTCCATTATTATtgcttatttattattattcacaaCACCTTAACAACATGAAAAATGCTCTCAACAAACTCTTTTGTGAATGGTATCTTTTGtcatatttatttgttaataacGTATATGTGATTTCTTGAATTCACTATGTGCTTTAATTGATTAAAGATGTCTCTGTaaattaacattaattattgtcTTTGGAGCTTTTGGATATGAGTCGTTAGTATAAAGTTTAGTCAAATAAATCAAGAAAATAGAACACAATATTCAACTCGTTACAGGCCGGAATACAATAGTTGGCAAAGGATAAGATGGTAAAATTCagaagtaattaattatatataacaaaatattcaaCTCCTTACCGGAACAATATTAAAACAATTCCTATCCCATAAATATATTAACACATTACCAATTTCTAAACGTTAACAATTACTGCTTAGCTTAATACAGTGACCTATACATAATGCATTAATGCCAcatgaataaatatattcaacaagatTTGAAGTCATAACTCATAACTTAAATGTCGAAGAGATCCTTTGTGCCATAAAAGTCATTTTTTGTCTTTCACCGAATAAGATTAATTCAGTCCAAACTCCATCTATCGTGATGTTTTTGAGCAAGATCAAACCTAAATACTCCAAGATCAAGAAATCTGTCTTGTTACCGTCAATCCCAAATTAAGCAGAGGAGTCGAATCTGAATTAGTCTTATAACGATCGCTGAGATAGGAGATGccttcactaaaaaaaaattaaacaaggaGCCAAACCCTAGAAAAGTGGCATCTCACCAAAAACTGCATTGAGATGGGAGGGTTTGAAAGGAAACACTGCAGCAGGCAATTGACAAAAATCTTCAACAACAAAGCCATCCATTCCAAAACCACCTCCATATACTTGATGTTCATCATCTTCCTTCTCGCCCTTCATCCTACCAAGGTGActcctcatcatcttcatccgcTCCGCCGGCGGCGATTCCGCGTTGATCTTAGAGCTGCAGCCGCCGCTTCCTTTCCCTTCATCGGCGGCGGCGTGCCTGCCGGTGAGCCTTTGCACGAGATCACGAAAGTTCTCCACGTCTGTCTTTATGATCTCCGGTGCAATAATGTGAATAATTCGTATCTTGGGCTGCGACGACGACGACTTGCCGCAGTTATGCGAGTTCCTGTGCATGGATGATAGCTTTGATGATGAATTGATGCTATCGTTATCACAACTTGATAACGACTTCATCCCTTGATCTGCACCCTCCAATGgaagtttatacatatatatatatgtgtataataaTGGTGAAACAGATCTAGACCTACACAATTGGGCGTGatttggagaagaagatgggGTTATATATAGGAAGagggaagtttttttttttttttttgaggaaggAAGAGGGAAGTTAGAAAGTCTTGTTTTCAAATCAGCTGACTTGCCTTTTGGAAGCAAGAATGGGATCGGAATCGGATGACTATAATAAAATAACAGCAATTTTGTCCACCAATATGTCAAGTGTGGTTTGCATCTTCCAATCATTCTCCTTTGAATTTAGTTATCAACTATggtaatttttatcaatttaatcttaaatgactttttgtacttaattagaTTCTCGACTTTAATGAATTTATCTAATTGAGTCCTCTGTTAAGATAGCTTGTTAGTTTTACTTCTCTTAATATCAAATTTTGTTATCAATTATAGTAGTTTTATCTATGTTAATTAGCCATCGACTATGAtgatttttacctaatttagtcatcgactatgaTGGTTTTTAtctaatttagtcattgactatagtggtttcccaatttagtcatcgattatAGTGGTTtatatcaatttagtcctagatgactttttgtgcttaattaggttctcgactttgatgattttacctaattgagtcctCGGTTAAgataataacttgataattttaCCTCTATTAATATCAAATTTTCTTATGAACTATAGTAGTTTTATCCAAATTAGTCATCGATTATAGTGATGTTATctaatttagtcatcgattatagtggttttgcccaatttagtcatcaactatagtgatttttctcaattttgctCTTGACTCTAATAGCCAAAGACCCAATTggataaaatcattaaagtcggTGACTTAATTGAGC encodes:
- the LOC116028325 gene encoding VQ motif-containing protein 17-like — encoded protein: MYKLPLEGADQGMKSLSSCDNDSINSSSKLSSMHRNSHNCGKSSSSQPKIRIIHIIAPEIIKTDVENFRDLVQRLTGRHAAADEGKGSGGCSSKINAESPPAERMKMMRSHLGRMKGEKEDDEHQVYGGGFGMDGFVVEDFCQLPAAVFPFKPSHLNAVFGEMPLF